A part of Demetria terragena DSM 11295 genomic DNA contains:
- a CDS encoding DeoR/GlpR family DNA-binding transcription regulator, whose amino-acid sequence MKVQRHAQILEHLRAHHVVSVEDLARALEVSASTVRRDLQQLHLAGALTRVHGGAAPREHLQPHPVQAWEAQEDRTFDQAVEEERPDKEVVAAAAAEQVLDGEVVALDIGTTTAAVARHLRGRPITVVTNSLAVLDVLRDDATVELILLGGVVRRSYHSLVGMLTEDALRQVALDRVFLGTSGIDADGRVMDTTIVEVPVKRRLLAAAREVVVLADQRKLPGTGSYQVCGPEQVDMLVTNKGADAETLRACQEAGVKVVCR is encoded by the coding sequence GTGAAGGTTCAACGCCATGCGCAGATCCTGGAGCACTTGCGCGCCCACCATGTCGTGAGCGTCGAAGACCTGGCTCGCGCACTCGAGGTGAGCGCTTCGACGGTTCGGCGCGACCTGCAGCAACTCCACCTTGCTGGCGCTTTGACCCGGGTACATGGCGGCGCCGCACCCAGGGAACACCTCCAACCCCATCCAGTGCAGGCATGGGAGGCCCAGGAAGACCGGACCTTCGATCAGGCCGTCGAAGAGGAGCGCCCCGATAAGGAAGTGGTGGCTGCAGCCGCGGCTGAGCAGGTCCTCGATGGGGAGGTCGTGGCGCTCGATATCGGGACGACCACCGCAGCAGTTGCTCGCCATCTGCGTGGTCGGCCGATCACCGTGGTCACGAACAGTTTGGCGGTTCTGGACGTCCTGCGGGATGACGCCACTGTCGAGCTCATTCTGTTGGGCGGGGTCGTCCGTCGCTCCTATCACTCCTTAGTGGGGATGCTGACCGAAGACGCGTTGCGTCAGGTAGCTCTCGACCGAGTTTTCTTAGGTACCAGCGGAATTGATGCCGATGGACGAGTGATGGACACCACGATCGTCGAGGTGCCCGTCAAGCGTCGGTTGCTCGCTGCGGCCAGGGAAGTCGTGGTGCTGGCAGACCAGCGCAAGCTGCCCGGCACGGGCAGCTATCAGGTCTGCGGACCGGAGCAAGTGGACATGTTGGTCACTAATAAAGGGGCGGACGCGGAAACACTCCGTGCCTGCCAAGAGGCCGGAGTGAAAGTGGTATGTCGATGA
- a CDS encoding carbohydrate kinase family protein — protein MSTFDPLASQRGGDDPEFDVFLHGTVFLDIIFTGLPQMPEDGTEVWADGMGSCPGGIANLAVAAARLGLRTSLGAAFGDDDYGQFCWQSLQDEGVELAHSKRYADWHSPVTVSLASDHDRRMVTHGHQPHEDATTMIGTAPRARALLLDLSPDEPLGKGDPGRAWADGAREAGAKVFADVGWDQSGQWNPAVLDDLAHCYAFTPNAAEAMAYTRTTTPQEALYAIADRVPLAVVTNGAEGVLAIDSESDEEVSIPALRVPATDPTGAGDVFGAALLTGTLAGWPLSHRLQFAGLCSALSVQQFGGSLAAPGWGDIADWWHHTRELTDTSSHARSVRRRYAFLDDLIPPAPVHATRRAAATIARLSDA, from the coding sequence ATGAGCACTTTTGACCCACTCGCGTCCCAGCGCGGCGGCGATGACCCAGAGTTCGACGTCTTCCTTCATGGCACCGTCTTTCTCGACATCATCTTTACCGGGCTACCCCAGATGCCCGAAGACGGTACGGAAGTGTGGGCTGACGGGATGGGCTCGTGCCCCGGCGGGATCGCCAACCTCGCGGTGGCCGCGGCCCGCCTAGGACTACGCACCTCTCTGGGCGCCGCCTTCGGCGACGATGACTACGGCCAGTTCTGTTGGCAATCTCTGCAAGACGAAGGCGTCGAACTCGCTCACTCCAAGCGCTATGCCGACTGGCACTCCCCCGTCACGGTGTCCTTAGCCAGCGATCACGACCGCCGCATGGTGACGCACGGCCATCAGCCCCACGAGGACGCCACGACGATGATCGGTACGGCACCGCGGGCTCGCGCACTTCTGCTCGACCTTTCACCGGATGAGCCCCTGGGCAAAGGCGACCCGGGCCGTGCCTGGGCCGATGGCGCCCGCGAAGCAGGGGCCAAGGTCTTCGCCGATGTCGGCTGGGACCAGTCGGGTCAGTGGAATCCAGCAGTCCTAGACGACCTCGCGCATTGCTACGCCTTCACACCCAACGCGGCAGAGGCCATGGCCTACACCCGCACGACCACGCCACAAGAGGCGCTTTATGCCATCGCCGATCGAGTCCCTCTCGCCGTCGTCACGAATGGTGCCGAAGGCGTTCTGGCCATCGATAGTGAAAGCGATGAGGAAGTCTCCATCCCTGCCCTGCGGGTCCCGGCGACTGACCCCACCGGGGCCGGTGATGTCTTCGGCGCCGCACTCCTCACCGGAACGCTCGCCGGCTGGCCGCTCTCCCACCGCTTGCAGTTCGCCGGCTTGTGCTCGGCATTGTCCGTTCAGCAGTTTGGTGGGTCCCTCGCGGCGCCCGGCTGGGGAGACATCGCCGACTGGTGGCACCACACCCGTGAACTGACCGATACCTCCTCGCACGCCCGGTCAGTACGCCGCCGCTACGCCTTTCTCGACGACCTCATCCCGCCCGCACCGGTCCACGCCACCCGCCGTGCCGCAGCCACCATTGCCCGGCTTTCTGACGCCTAG
- a CDS encoding isoprenyl transferase, whose translation MPGIFDLAYKAYERNLSRSLPAERLPRHVGVMLDGNRRWAKLRGADSETGHRAGADNIKPFLGWCEELDVEVVTLWLLSTDNLNRSAAELAPLLDIIENVVGDLAAAKRWRLNAMGALDLLPAETTEVLKRAVASTSDVEGLVVNIAVGYGGRQEIADAVRSLLREHAAKGTSMEELAQEIDVDAIASHLYTKGQPDPDLVIRTSGEQRVGGFLLWQSTHSEYYFCEAYWPDFRRVDFLRALRAYAERERRFGA comes from the coding sequence ATGCCGGGCATCTTCGACCTGGCCTACAAGGCGTACGAACGTAACCTCAGCCGGTCGCTGCCAGCGGAGCGACTGCCGCGGCACGTCGGCGTGATGCTGGACGGGAACCGCCGCTGGGCGAAGTTGCGTGGTGCTGACTCCGAGACGGGCCACCGTGCGGGCGCCGACAACATCAAGCCGTTCCTTGGCTGGTGTGAGGAACTCGATGTCGAAGTCGTGACGCTGTGGCTGCTGTCCACCGACAACCTCAACCGGTCGGCTGCGGAACTTGCCCCCTTGCTCGACATCATCGAGAACGTCGTCGGCGATCTTGCGGCGGCTAAGCGGTGGCGTCTCAACGCGATGGGGGCGCTCGACCTCCTGCCCGCCGAGACGACCGAAGTGCTGAAGCGGGCCGTGGCCAGCACCAGCGACGTGGAGGGCCTGGTCGTCAACATCGCGGTCGGCTATGGCGGGCGTCAGGAAATTGCCGACGCCGTACGGTCACTCCTGCGCGAGCACGCCGCCAAGGGCACCTCCATGGAGGAACTCGCCCAGGAGATTGACGTCGACGCGATCGCTTCGCACCTGTATACGAAGGGGCAACCGGATCCGGACCTGGTGATCCGCACCTCGGGGGAGCAGCGCGTCGGAGGATTCCTGCTGTGGCAGAGCACGCACTCGGAGTACTACTTTTGTGAGGCGTACTGGCCCGACTTCCGTCGCGTCGACTTCTTGCGGGCGCTGCGCGCCTATGCCGAACGGGAGCGTCGCTTCGGCGCCTGA
- a CDS encoding carbohydrate ABC transporter permease → MNASRAPGSPRLIGYVFILPAFVVYAAFALYPLLKAAYLSLWHWDGSSLATWAGLSNYTEVFTDDRLRSAFIHAFVMIGFFAVLPLVIGLVLASVLHRGQVRGRSIFRSVVFLPQVIAMAVIAVAWRQVYAPEGTLNGVLSAIGLDSLTRGWLGDFTLALPAVGVVGTWFESGLVTILLLAGMSRIPGDLYEAARLDGAGPIREFFAVTLPSVRGEIAVALTLTVIAALKTFDLIYLTTKGGPGHSTSVPSYEVYYQAFELDQVGLASAIGVVLAVIIFAISFVITRVADRTTDR, encoded by the coding sequence TTGAACGCATCTCGCGCGCCCGGTTCACCCCGCCTGATCGGCTATGTCTTCATCCTGCCGGCCTTCGTGGTCTATGCCGCGTTCGCGTTGTACCCGCTCCTGAAAGCGGCGTACCTGTCGCTGTGGCACTGGGACGGGTCATCTCTGGCCACGTGGGCTGGGTTGTCGAACTACACCGAGGTGTTCACCGACGATCGACTACGCAGCGCATTCATTCATGCGTTTGTCATGATCGGGTTCTTTGCGGTACTGCCGCTGGTGATTGGGTTGGTCCTCGCATCGGTCCTGCACCGCGGCCAGGTGCGCGGACGAAGCATCTTCAGATCCGTGGTGTTCCTGCCACAGGTCATCGCGATGGCCGTGATCGCGGTGGCCTGGCGCCAGGTGTACGCACCCGAAGGCACGCTGAACGGCGTGCTGTCCGCTATCGGGTTGGACAGCCTCACCCGCGGCTGGCTCGGCGATTTCACCTTGGCCCTGCCCGCGGTCGGCGTAGTCGGGACATGGTTCGAGAGCGGCCTGGTGACGATCCTGCTGCTCGCGGGTATGAGCCGCATCCCCGGTGATCTGTACGAAGCCGCTCGGTTGGATGGCGCTGGGCCGATCCGGGAATTCTTCGCCGTCACGCTCCCGTCCGTGCGCGGAGAGATCGCCGTCGCGCTCACCCTCACGGTGATCGCGGCGCTCAAGACCTTTGATCTCATCTACCTCACGACGAAGGGTGGACCGGGACACAGCACGTCCGTGCCGTCCTACGAGGTCTACTACCAAGCCTTCGAACTCGACCAGGTCGGGCTCGCGTCGGCCATCGGAGTCGTCCTGGCCGTGATCATCTTTGCCATCTCGTTCGTCATCACTCGCGTCGCAGATCGGACTACTGACCGATGA
- a CDS encoding carbohydrate ABC transporter permease: protein MNVKRTERAMNYAILVAFAITALFPIVMILVSAFQADGDSSGGFSNFQDAWEIGRFSEYLKNSLMVSAFVVPVSLVLSVLAGYAFGTMTFPGRDLLFYLMLIGIMLPAEALVVPLYYDLEAIGMVDTFWAIALPQVAQSVAFGTFWMRAFFRSSPHAVVEAARIDGASTSRILWQVLVPLARPAMITLVVLTFMWTWNEFLIPLVMAPTNEGLRTAPLGLGFFAGQYTQGGALLAAGATIVALPVVVVYLFLQRHFISGMLEGAVKD, encoded by the coding sequence ATGAACGTCAAGCGGACCGAACGCGCGATGAACTACGCGATCCTGGTGGCTTTCGCGATCACTGCCCTCTTCCCGATCGTCATGATCCTGGTCAGCGCTTTTCAGGCTGACGGCGATAGCTCCGGCGGCTTCTCGAACTTCCAAGACGCCTGGGAGATCGGCCGATTCAGCGAATACCTCAAGAACAGCCTCATGGTCTCGGCGTTCGTGGTGCCGGTCAGTTTGGTGCTGTCGGTCCTCGCCGGGTACGCCTTCGGCACCATGACCTTTCCCGGCCGAGACCTTCTCTTCTACCTCATGCTGATCGGCATCATGCTCCCCGCCGAGGCCCTCGTCGTTCCGCTCTACTACGACCTTGAAGCGATCGGCATGGTCGATACGTTCTGGGCCATTGCCCTCCCCCAGGTCGCGCAGTCAGTCGCCTTCGGGACCTTCTGGATGCGGGCCTTCTTCCGATCAAGTCCGCACGCCGTCGTGGAGGCCGCCCGCATTGACGGCGCCAGCACCTCGCGCATTCTGTGGCAAGTGCTCGTGCCGTTGGCTCGGCCAGCCATGATCACGTTGGTCGTCCTGACCTTCATGTGGACCTGGAACGAGTTCCTCATCCCACTGGTGATGGCGCCGACCAATGAGGGCCTGCGTACGGCACCGCTCGGCCTCGGGTTCTTCGCCGGTCAATACACCCAAGGTGGGGCTCTGTTGGCCGCTGGTGCGACGATCGTGGCGCTGCCTGTGGTGGTTGTGTATCTCTTCCTGCAGCGACATTTCATCTCCGGCATGCTCGAGGGCGCGGTCAAGGACTGA
- the trhA gene encoding PAQR family membrane homeostasis protein TrhA yields MTNAAAAVAQGRDSARELARMVKPKLRGWLHLGMAPISLIASIVLVVLAPTDRARIGALIFGLSAVLLFTTSAVYHRGEWTPRVAGVLKRWDHSNIFVIIAGTYTPFALTLLPREQAIQLLLIVWSGALAGVLFRIFWVGAPRWLYVPVYVALGWVAVFYFGPLMEAGGVAVITLIALGGLLYTMGAIVYGTKRPNPSPRWFGFHEVFHAFTVLAFAAHYVAASLAIYTSQAAWV; encoded by the coding sequence ATGACCAATGCTGCAGCCGCCGTCGCGCAAGGCCGCGATAGCGCGCGCGAACTCGCCAGGATGGTCAAACCGAAGTTACGCGGATGGCTGCACCTGGGTATGGCGCCGATATCTCTGATCGCCTCGATCGTGCTCGTCGTGCTGGCGCCCACCGATCGCGCCCGTATTGGCGCGCTGATCTTCGGGCTGTCAGCAGTCCTGTTGTTTACCACGTCGGCCGTCTATCACCGCGGCGAGTGGACCCCCCGAGTCGCGGGCGTCCTGAAGCGGTGGGACCACTCCAATATCTTCGTCATCATCGCCGGTACCTACACGCCGTTCGCGTTGACTTTGCTGCCGCGCGAGCAGGCCATCCAGTTGCTGCTGATCGTCTGGTCTGGCGCGCTGGCCGGGGTGCTGTTCCGCATCTTCTGGGTGGGCGCACCGCGCTGGCTCTACGTTCCGGTATACGTCGCTCTCGGCTGGGTCGCAGTGTTCTACTTCGGTCCCCTGATGGAAGCAGGCGGCGTCGCAGTGATCACCTTGATCGCCCTCGGCGGGTTGCTCTACACCATGGGCGCGATCGTCTACGGCACCAAGCGCCCCAACCCATCACCCCGATGGTTCGGCTTCCACGAGGTATTTCACGCCTTCACGGTGCTCGCGTTCGCCGCTCACTATGTTGCGGCCTCGCTCGCGATCTACACCTCACAAGCCGCCTGGGTCTGA
- a CDS encoding 6-phospho-beta-glucosidase, whose protein sequence is MKLAMLGGGGFRTPLVYGALLRDRGPGRVTQVVLQDSDPARLAVISGVLRQMANGVDDAPTIVETVDLDQALTGADFVFSAIRVGGLAGRIADERVALDLGVLGQETTGPGGLAYALRTVPVALDIAERVARCAPQAWVINFTNPAGIVTEAMQGVLGDRVIGICDSPIGLARRAIQALGLRDAEASVEIDYVGLNHLGWLRGLNHDGRDVLPDLLADADRLMTLEEGRLFGPAWLATLGAIPNEYLYYYYYNREAVAAIIAADQTRGEFVRDQQEAFYRAAERDPERASDLWNHARAEREATYMREARADDEARDAEDLESGGYEGVALALMRAIAHDEPARLILNVRNGATVPQLPEDASVEVMCTVDQNGPRPVSIAPPQGAMLGLMQQVKAVERLVIQAVREGSADRALAAFANHPLVDSVTTARNLLDGYCTASHDTAALLHS, encoded by the coding sequence ATGAAGTTGGCGATGCTCGGTGGCGGAGGTTTTCGCACCCCCCTGGTGTACGGCGCCCTGTTGCGCGATCGCGGCCCAGGTCGGGTGACTCAGGTCGTGTTGCAAGACTCCGACCCGGCGCGACTCGCCGTGATCAGTGGTGTGCTTCGTCAGATGGCCAACGGTGTGGACGACGCGCCGACCATCGTCGAGACCGTTGACCTGGATCAGGCGCTGACCGGCGCGGACTTCGTGTTTTCCGCGATCCGGGTTGGCGGCCTTGCGGGGCGGATCGCTGACGAGCGGGTTGCGCTCGACCTGGGCGTCCTCGGTCAGGAAACGACCGGGCCTGGTGGGTTGGCGTACGCATTGCGGACCGTGCCTGTCGCGCTCGACATCGCTGAACGGGTCGCTCGATGCGCACCGCAGGCATGGGTCATCAACTTCACGAACCCGGCCGGGATCGTCACCGAGGCGATGCAGGGAGTGCTGGGTGATCGAGTAATCGGAATTTGTGACTCGCCAATTGGCCTGGCGCGCAGGGCAATCCAGGCCCTGGGTCTTCGAGACGCCGAGGCGTCGGTGGAGATTGACTACGTAGGACTCAATCACCTGGGCTGGCTTCGAGGGCTTAATCATGACGGCAGGGATGTGCTTCCTGACCTCTTGGCAGATGCGGATCGCCTTATGACCCTGGAGGAGGGGAGGCTCTTTGGCCCTGCGTGGTTGGCGACGCTCGGCGCGATCCCCAACGAATACCTCTACTACTACTACTACAACCGGGAGGCGGTCGCGGCGATCATCGCGGCCGACCAGACCCGCGGAGAGTTCGTGCGCGACCAGCAAGAGGCCTTCTACCGCGCGGCCGAGCGGGACCCCGAGCGCGCGTCGGACCTGTGGAATCACGCCCGGGCCGAGCGCGAAGCCACCTATATGCGTGAGGCACGCGCGGACGATGAGGCGCGCGACGCCGAGGACCTGGAAAGCGGTGGCTATGAAGGAGTCGCCCTGGCGTTGATGCGTGCCATCGCTCACGACGAACCGGCCCGGCTCATTCTGAATGTTCGCAATGGTGCGACCGTGCCGCAGCTTCCTGAGGATGCGTCGGTCGAAGTGATGTGCACCGTCGACCAGAATGGGCCGCGACCGGTGTCGATCGCGCCGCCGCAGGGCGCCATGCTGGGCTTGATGCAGCAGGTCAAGGCCGTCGAGCGGCTCGTGATCCAGGCGGTGCGAGAGGGCTCGGCCGACCGCGCGCTGGCAGCCTTCGCAAACCACCCGCTGGTCGATTCGGTGACGACAGCGCGGAACCTGCTCGACGGGTACTGCACTGCTTCCCACGACACGGCCGCGCTGCTTCACAGTTGA
- a CDS encoding extracellular solute-binding protein has product MVTVPRRSVLALGASGLTLAACAPGGGSDQSSGSAKPAADINTDAKSLGKVTLTVWDQEVRGGQKQQMETLIGQFEKKYPNIKIKRVSRSFDDLSKTLRLAMNGDNAPDVVQANNTRSQMGKFVKAKQIVSLDNYAKAYGWDDRFSDSIRSVSSYSPDATTFGSGQLYGVPQVGEVVGIYYNADKLKKLGIKAPKTWAEFDKALATAKSKGEVPLAFGNLEKWPAAHVFGLLQGRYTDAKAIRTLGFGESGGDWESDSNLKAASAFRDLATKGYFAKGFNGQGYDPAWQAFSKGTGVFLIAGTWLQADLAKAMGDAVRFTLPPAPEGGDIPLAPGGTGLPFAITSKAKKPDAAAAYLDFITSPEAMKILTDTGNLPVSETSKQKAPDRLATDVFDAFSTISTDDGLLPYLDWATPTMGDTIGAALQGLLAGKASAEATLKTLATDYQEFTAK; this is encoded by the coding sequence ATGGTTACCGTTCCTCGCCGCTCAGTGCTCGCGCTCGGGGCCAGCGGGCTCACGCTGGCGGCCTGCGCTCCGGGTGGAGGTAGCGACCAGTCCTCCGGATCCGCGAAGCCCGCCGCAGACATCAACACCGATGCCAAGAGCCTCGGCAAAGTCACGCTCACCGTCTGGGACCAGGAGGTTCGCGGCGGTCAGAAGCAGCAGATGGAAACGCTCATCGGGCAGTTCGAGAAGAAGTACCCGAACATCAAGATCAAGCGAGTGTCCCGTTCCTTCGACGATCTCAGCAAGACTCTTCGTCTAGCCATGAATGGCGACAACGCTCCAGATGTGGTGCAGGCCAACAACACTCGCTCGCAGATGGGCAAGTTCGTCAAGGCAAAACAGATCGTGTCCCTGGACAACTACGCAAAGGCCTACGGCTGGGACGACCGGTTCTCCGACTCGATCAGGTCGGTGTCCTCGTACTCTCCGGACGCCACGACATTCGGCTCAGGTCAGCTCTACGGCGTACCGCAGGTCGGCGAGGTCGTGGGCATCTACTACAACGCCGACAAACTCAAGAAACTCGGCATCAAGGCACCGAAGACCTGGGCCGAATTCGACAAGGCACTCGCCACCGCGAAGTCCAAGGGAGAGGTCCCGCTGGCCTTCGGCAATCTTGAAAAATGGCCAGCGGCCCACGTGTTCGGGCTCCTGCAGGGTCGGTATACCGACGCCAAGGCCATTCGTACTCTCGGATTCGGCGAGAGCGGCGGTGATTGGGAGTCCGACAGCAATCTCAAGGCTGCGTCGGCGTTCCGTGACCTGGCGACCAAGGGCTACTTCGCCAAGGGGTTCAACGGGCAGGGATATGACCCTGCCTGGCAGGCGTTCAGTAAAGGCACTGGTGTCTTCCTCATCGCAGGCACCTGGCTCCAGGCCGACCTTGCGAAGGCGATGGGCGATGCGGTGCGCTTCACCCTGCCACCAGCACCCGAGGGCGGAGATATCCCGCTCGCCCCCGGCGGGACCGGGCTGCCCTTTGCGATCACCTCCAAGGCCAAGAAGCCGGATGCGGCGGCGGCGTACCTGGACTTCATCACTTCGCCCGAGGCGATGAAGATCCTGACCGACACCGGCAACCTCCCGGTGTCCGAGACCTCCAAGCAGAAGGCGCCCGACCGGCTGGCGACCGACGTCTTCGATGCGTTCTCCACCATCTCCACGGACGACGGTTTGCTCCCCTACCTCGACTGGGCCACACCCACGATGGGAGACACCATTGGCGCCGCCCTCCAGGGTCTTCTCGCCGGGAAGGCATCGGCGGAGGCAACGCTGAAGACGCTGGCAACGGACTACCAAGAATTCACCGCGAAATGA